The stretch of DNA TTGTCCGGGAGCAGGATTTTTTTTCTGTTCTTGGAGACCCTGCGCGCCATGAGTGCGGCGTCGGCTCCTGCTGTGGCGCCGCTGTAGTGGGAGGCGTTGGAGACGTCCATGCGGAAGAGCCTGCATATCAGCGACTGGTACTCGAACATCGCCTGGAGCGTGCCCTGACCCACCTCGGGCTGATACGGTGTGTATGGGGTCGTGAACTCGGAGCGCGACGCCAGCTCCGAGACCGCTGCCGGCACGTAGTGCCGGTATGCGCCGCCGCCGAGAAAGGAGGCGCTGCAGGAGAGCGTCCGGTTCGTCATCGCGATGTTGTTGAGCTCAAGCCAGAGGTCCTGCTCGGCCATGCCTTCGGGGATATTGAGCTCCGCATCGCAGCGCAGGGCTTTGGGTATGTTGGAGAAGAGTCCGTCCATCTCCTTCGCACCTGTGGCCGCCAGCATCTTCGCGATCTCTTCGTTTGTATGTGGAAGGTATCTCATCGAGGGCTATGCCGTTTCTTCCGCTACGAAGTCGGCGTATTGCTTCTGGTCCATGAGCTGGTCGAGCTCGGCTTTATTCTCGATCTCCACTTTGATCATCCAACCCTCGCCGTAGCAGTCCTCGTTGATCGTCTCCGGGCTTTCGGTGAGCACGGTGTTGACCTCGCTCACGCGGCCGGAGATCGGGGCGTAGCAGTCGGAGACCGCCTTGACCGACTCGACCACGCCGAAGGTGTCGTCCTTCTTCACCTGCTCGCCTTCCTCAGGGAGCTCGACGTAGACGATGTCGCCCATGTTGGTCTGCGCGTGATCGGTGATGCCGATGGTCGCGCTCTTTCCTTCGATTTTGACCCACTCGTGTTCCTTGGTGTACTTGAGATCGTCGGGCATGTTCATTGTTCATCCCCCTTGTCAGATATTTTCTCTCAGGCCTTCTTGTGCGAAGGCTTGTAAAACGGTGTTTTTACGACAGTTGCTTTCCTCGCGCGGCCTCGAATGTCAATAAAAATGTCGGTGCCCTCGGCCGCGAGCTCCGACGGGACATAGCCGATGCCGATTGCGTACTCGAGAGACGGCGACATTGTGCCGCTGGTCACGCAACCCACGTCGCGGGAGCCCGCGACGATCCGGTAACCTTGTCTCGGGATCCCGGCGTCTATCATCTCGAAGCCGACGAGTTTCCTGTGCAGCCCGCGCGCCTTGATCTCGACGAGAGCCTTCTTCCCCACGAAATCGTCGGGGGTGTCGAGCTTGACCACCCAGCCCAGCCCGGCCTCGATGGGGTTGGTCTCGTCGGTGATCTCGTGACCGTAGAGGCTGTACTTCATCTCCAGACGCAGTGTGTCGCGTGCTCCCAGCCCCGCTGGTTTGAGACCCTTGGGTTTTCCTTTTTCGATCAGGGCCTGCCATACGCCGGGTGCGTCCGCCGGAGAGGTGAAGATCTCGAAGCCGTCCTCGCCGGTGTACCCGGTCCTGGCTATGATCGCCTTTGCCCCGGCGACCTTGCCTTCGGTGAAACAGTAGGTCTTCACGGAGGCCAGCTCCGCCTCCGCTATCGGTGAGAGGATCTCCGCTGCCAGCGGCCCCTGGAGCGCGATCAGCGCGTATTTGTCGCTCACGTTCCGCAGCGAGGCCTTGCCCTTTGCGTGGGACTCGAACCAGGCGAAGTCCTTTGCCACGTTCGACGCGTTGACCACTATGATGTATCGCTCAGGGTTGAAGCGGTAGATGATGATGTCGTCCACGACCGTGCCGCGTTCGTTGCAGACCACCGAGTACTGCGCCTGGCCGTCGACGAGTTTTTTCACGTCGTTGGTGGTGAGGTGCTGTATGCAATCCGTGGCGTCGGGGCCCGTGACCTCGACCTGGCCCATGTGCGAGACGTCGAAGAGCCCGGCCGCCGTGCGCACGGCTTTGTGCTCGTCGATCACGCCGGTGTACTGCACCGGCATGAGCCATCCCGCGAAGTCCACGATCTTTGCGCCCAGCCTCGCGTGTTCGTCGTACAGCGGTGTCTTGCGCGTCATTGAAATCCTCCTATCGAGCTGTGGAACGACCGGCCGCCTCCACTGTATTCTTCAAGAGCATTGCTATGGTCATCGGGCCCACGCCGCCCGGAACCGGGGTGATCGCCGAGGCGCGTTCCCTGGCCCCTTTGAAATCCACGTCGCCCGCGAGCTTGCCGTCCGGGAGCCTGTTGATCCCCACGTCTATCACCACGGCGCCGGGTTTTATCCAGGGGCCCTTGACGAACCCGGGTCTTCCTATCGCGGCGACCAGGATGTCGGCGCTGCCGACCTCGCCCGCCAGGTCCGCGGTCTTCGAATGGCATACGGTGACGGTCGCGTTCCTCTTGATGAGCATGGCGGCGACCGGCTTTCCCACGATGTTGCTGCGGCCCAGCACGACCGCGTTCGCGCCTTCGATCTTTTTGCCCGTGGATTCTATGAGCGCGATTATCCCCGCGGGAGTGCAGGGGGCGAAGCAGGGCTCGCCCAGCGCAAGGAGCCCCACGTTCACCGGATGAAATCCGTCCACGTCCTTTGCGGGGTCGATCGCGAGCAGGACCTTCTTCTCGTCGATATGTTTGGGGAGGGGCAGTTGGACCAGTATCCCGTGCACCGCGTTGTCTGCGTTGAGCCTGGCGATCAGCCCGAGCAGCGTCTTCTCGGAGGCGTCGCCGGCCAGATCGTGCGCAAAGGATTCGATGCCGGCCTCTGCGCAGGCCTTGCGTTTCATCTTCACGTAGACCTGGGAGGCCGGATCAGAGCCCACGAGCACGACCGCGAGGCCGGGTTTCACTCCCCTGGAGGCCAAGTGCAAAGCCTGCTGGGCGAGCTCGGCCCTGATGGAGAGCGCCATGGCTTTTCCGTCGATTATGGATGCGGGCATCGATGCCTCCCGAAGATCAAGGGAGGCTTGGACTAAGCCCTTGGAGGGCAAAAGTCAATCCTTGAGCGCGGTCGAAGGGTCAACTGGTCACTCGGTTGCGGCCGTTTTTCTTGGATTGGTACATGCGGGCGTCGGATTGAGCGAGGAGCTCTTGTGGCTTGTCCATGTTGCCGGCCGCGAGCGTTGCGACGCCGATGCTTATCGTGACCGGGATACGCTTTTTCTCGAAGGCGAACGGCTTTGCCTCCACGAGCCTCCGCACCCGCTCGGCTATGATCGCGGCGCCCTTGATGTCGGTGCCGCGCATGATCACCACGAACTCCTCGCCCCCGTAGCGGGCCAGTATGTCCTCGCCGCGGAGCGCGTTCTGGATACGATTGGCCACTCCCTGGAGGATGTAATCCCCGGCCATGTGTCCGTGGGTATCGTTGACCTTCTTGAAGAAGTCGATGTCTATCATGAGGAGCGAGAGCTGTATGCCCTTGCGTTTGGCGAAGCTGAACTCCTCCGCGAGCCTCTTCTCGAAGACGTGTTTGTTGTAGATGCCGGTGACGGCGTCGTAGTTCGCCATCTGGTGCATCTCCTTGAGCAGGATCTGCTCCGCCTCGCTCCCGAGGGCGAACTTGAAGATGGTGTCGCTGGAGATGTGGACTTGGTCGCCGTTTGCGAGCACACGATTCTTGACGCGCTCCCCGTTGACGAAGGTGCCGTTGGTGGAGCCCAGGTCCTCTATGATCGCCTGGTCCCCTACGACGCTGATCTTGATGTGATGGCGCGAGATGCGGGAGTCGTCGATCGAGATGTCGCATTCTTCCGCGCGGCCGATGATGGTCTCCTTGTTTTCGAGATAGCAGAGCTTGCCCGAGAGCTGCCCCGATATGAACATTATGTAGGCCTTCTGTTTCTCAGGCGGCTCCACTTCGATGATCGAGGTGAGCACCGTGTGCTCGGATATGTCCTCCGCCTGTTTCTTGGGTTTGGTTTCCTTTTTCTTAGCCATCATCGCTCGCTCTCTATTGCTGCGGCAGGGGGGTGAGGACGACCCTCACGTCCTTCTGCGCGCCGGCCGAGGGCTTGAACTCGACCTTTTCGGATCTGTATCCCTCAAGCCATATCTCTATGTTGTGCACCTTCTCCGGATCGAGCTCGTTCTTGGTCACGGGCGTTGTGCCGACGGGCGCGCCGTCTATCATCACTATAGCGCCGCCGGGCGTCGAGTCAATGAATGCCGAGCCGAAATTCTTGACGAGCGCTACTTCGAAGGACTTCGACTTGCCGCGATCGATCTTCACGTCCTTTGTCCAGAATTTATATCCTTCGAGAAAGAGGCCGATGGTATGCGTCTTTGTGGCGTCGAAGTTCTTCAGCGTTGCGGGAGTGCGCTGCGGCGTCTCCTTGTCGTCTATGTACACGACTGCGCCCGGGGGGGAGCTTATGAGCTCGACTTCGGCGGTCGGAGGGCCCGCCGGCTTGAGGGTGACGTTCATGCTGTGAAATTCGCCTTCTCCCAGCTTGATCTTCTCCGTGTGCGTGAGGAAGCCTTCTCTCGATACCGTGAGCGTGTGCTCCTCGTCTGGCGATATCTCCTTCACGGCCACCGGCGATCCTCGGCCCGCAGGCTTGTCGTCGATCATTACCTCCGCGTCGGCAGGGTCGGTCACCACCATCGCTTCGGCGAGCGCGCCCTCGGGCGCAGGCGCGCTGTCGGAGGGCGTATACAGGTAGAGCCTGAATGTGCCATATGCGATCAGCGCCAACGCGATGACTATCGAGGCCGCTATCTTTTTGCCGCGGCCCGGCTTCCTGGACACGGGCGTCGGCTGTTCTTTTTCCTTGAGAAGAGGGCGCTTGCCGGTGCTCTCCTCTTCGAAGGATTTCTCATCTTCTTCCAGCTTCGGAGCCTCCGACTCCTCGTCGAGCATGAAGTCCTTCATGTTCGTCGGCGCGTGCGCGACGCCGGTCACCTCGAACTGCTCGTCGCCGGCCAGCGCCGAGTTGGTCCTGTCGATGATCAGGGCCGGGGTCTTGGTGTCCGCCTCCAGCGGCCTCTTGCGGCCCATCTCGTCTTTGAAGAGCTCCTGGACGAAGCGGGCGACTTCGGTGGCTCTGAAGTCGGGATAATGTTTGTGGAGGAACTTCGCCAGGTCGTCGCGCATCTCAGAGGCGTATGGGTATCGGTGCCGCCTGTCCTTCGTGAGAGCCTTCATGGCGATGCGGTCCAGCTCCTCCGGTATGTCCGGCCTTATGTTGACCAGCGGCTCCACCAGCGCGCGGCGCACGTTGCGTATGGTCTCGCGGCTCTCCTCCGCCTTGAAGAGGCGCTTTCCGGAGAGCACCTCGTAGAAGATGATGCCCAGCGAGAAGATGTCCGAACGGTGGTCCACCGATTCGCCCATGGCCTGTTCAGGGGACATGTAGGCGAACTTGCCCTTCAGGAGCCCGGAGTCGGTGCCGCTCGCCTTGAAGGCGGGCTTGGCGATGCCGAAGTCGATGATCTTCACGCTGCCGGAGTACGCGACCATGATGTTCTGCGGAGATATGTCGCGATGCACGATGTGCAGCGGGACGCCGGAGTCGTCCGTGCGACGATGCATGTAATCGATGCCGGCCGCTATCTCGGAGAGCAGGTAGACCGCGATCTGGACGGGGATAAGGGAATTCTTGGCGATGCTGCGCTTGTTGATCTGCGAGAGGGTGGCGCCCTCCACGTACTCCATGACCATGTAGTAATCGTCGCCCACCTTGCCGAGGTCGTAGGTCTGTGCGATGTTCCCGTGCACGAGTTTCACCGCGAGTTTGGCCTCGTCGATCAGCGAGCCGATGAACTCCTTGTCAGCGGAGAGCTGGGGGAGGATCTTCTTGATGCAGACTTCGCGTTGGCTTATTCCGTGGACGTCGTAAGCCAGCCCGCGGTAGATCTCGGCCATGCCGCCCTGGGCGATCTTCTCCATGATGTAGTACTGGCCGATGCTGGTAGGCTGGCCGTCAGGGCGTTTCTCAGGCATTCCACCTCCAAGATCTTATTAATTTACATGGATTTTTTTAGAAACGCAACAGCCCGGACGACAAAACGCGCCCCTCTTTCGAGGGGCGCGTTTTGGTGTTGCAATATTTCATGTCAGCTACTGAAGCGCCGACCAGTCGCAGAGGGCGTTGAAGCTCTCGTCGACCGTCTCGTTGTTGAAGCTGCCGTCGATGGTGCCGGTGAAAAGAGCGGTGGTCTCGATGTCATCCGAGCAGTATTCCAACGACATGGCGGAGCCCGCGCCATAGACGAACGTACCGCATACGTCCGTGTAGGTGAAGCCGTCCGCGCCGATCGTGTATGTGAAGCTCATCAAACGGTTGGCGGAGTTGGCCGAGCATACAGAATCGGACTCAACGCAATATCCCTCGCCGTCGATGTTGTCTGTAGAGTATTCACAGCTATTCTCTTTCCCGGTATCGACCTTTGTCATGTTGTCCTTGATGCTGCTGTAGCCGCCGAATGCGGCGGAATCCACGCTCACGACCCAGGTGAAGGAACCGTCGGCCGTGATCTCGGCGCTAGGTTTGAAGTTGTCGAACGTGGCCAAGAAATTCAAGGAATAATCCGTATCCGTGACAAAAGTACCTGTGAGAGTGGCGGATCCGCCCAGGCCGTCGAGTATCGTGCAGTTGTATGTGTCTGTGCCGGTCGTGTTGCACGAGGCC from bacterium encodes:
- a CDS encoding glycine dehydrogenase (acts in conjunction with GvcH to form H-protein-S-aminomethyldihydrolipoyllysine from glycine; forms a heterodimer with subunit 2 to form the P protein) gives rise to the protein MRYLPHTNEEIAKMLAATGAKEMDGLFSNIPKALRCDAELNIPEGMAEQDLWLELNNIAMTNRTLSCSASFLGGGAYRHYVPAAVSELASRSEFTTPYTPYQPEVGQGTLQAMFEYQSLICRLFRMDVSNASHYSGATAGADAALMARRVSKNRKKILLPD
- the gcvH gene encoding glycine cleavage system protein GcvH translates to MNMPDDLKYTKEHEWVKIEGKSATIGITDHAQTNMGDIVYVELPEEGEQVKKDDTFGVVESVKAVSDCYAPISGRVSEVNTVLTESPETINEDCYGEGWMIKVEIENKAELDQLMDQKQYADFVAEETA
- the gcvT gene encoding glycine cleavage system aminomethyltransferase GcvT, which produces MTRKTPLYDEHARLGAKIVDFAGWLMPVQYTGVIDEHKAVRTAAGLFDVSHMGQVEVTGPDATDCIQHLTTNDVKKLVDGQAQYSVVCNERGTVVDDIIIYRFNPERYIIVVNASNVAKDFAWFESHAKGKASLRNVSDKYALIALQGPLAAEILSPIAEAELASVKTYCFTEGKVAGAKAIIARTGYTGEDGFEIFTSPADAPGVWQALIEKGKPKGLKPAGLGARDTLRLEMKYSLYGHEITDETNPIEAGLGWVVKLDTPDDFVGKKALVEIKARGLHRKLVGFEMIDAGIPRQGYRIVAGSRDVGCVTSGTMSPSLEYAIGIGYVPSELAAEGTDIFIDIRGRARKATVVKTPFYKPSHKKA
- the folD gene encoding bifunctional methylenetetrahydrofolate dehydrogenase/methenyltetrahydrofolate cyclohydrolase FolD, which encodes MPASIIDGKAMALSIRAELAQQALHLASRGVKPGLAVVLVGSDPASQVYVKMKRKACAEAGIESFAHDLAGDASEKTLLGLIARLNADNAVHGILVQLPLPKHIDEKKVLLAIDPAKDVDGFHPVNVGLLALGEPCFAPCTPAGIIALIESTGKKIEGANAVVLGRSNIVGKPVAAMLIKRNATVTVCHSKTADLAGEVGSADILVAAIGRPGFVKGPWIKPGAVVIDVGINRLPDGKLAGDVDFKGARERASAITPVPGGVGPMTIAMLLKNTVEAAGRSTAR
- a CDS encoding GGDEF domain-containing protein, which gives rise to MAKKKETKPKKQAEDISEHTVLTSIIEVEPPEKQKAYIMFISGQLSGKLCYLENKETIIGRAEECDISIDDSRISRHHIKISVVGDQAIIEDLGSTNGTFVNGERVKNRVLANGDQVHISSDTIFKFALGSEAEQILLKEMHQMANYDAVTGIYNKHVFEKRLAEEFSFAKRKGIQLSLLMIDIDFFKKVNDTHGHMAGDYILQGVANRIQNALRGEDILARYGGEEFVVIMRGTDIKGAAIIAERVRRLVEAKPFAFEKKRIPVTISIGVATLAAGNMDKPQELLAQSDARMYQSKKNGRNRVTS
- a CDS encoding serine/threonine-protein kinase; amino-acid sequence: MPEKRPDGQPTSIGQYYIMEKIAQGGMAEIYRGLAYDVHGISQREVCIKKILPQLSADKEFIGSLIDEAKLAVKLVHGNIAQTYDLGKVGDDYYMVMEYVEGATLSQINKRSIAKNSLIPVQIAVYLLSEIAAGIDYMHRRTDDSGVPLHIVHRDISPQNIMVAYSGSVKIIDFGIAKPAFKASGTDSGLLKGKFAYMSPEQAMGESVDHRSDIFSLGIIFYEVLSGKRLFKAEESRETIRNVRRALVEPLVNIRPDIPEELDRIAMKALTKDRRHRYPYASEMRDDLAKFLHKHYPDFRATEVARFVQELFKDEMGRKRPLEADTKTPALIIDRTNSALAGDEQFEVTGVAHAPTNMKDFMLDEESEAPKLEEDEKSFEEESTGKRPLLKEKEQPTPVSRKPGRGKKIAASIVIALALIAYGTFRLYLYTPSDSAPAPEGALAEAMVVTDPADAEVMIDDKPAGRGSPVAVKEISPDEEHTLTVSREGFLTHTEKIKLGEGEFHSMNVTLKPAGPPTAEVELISSPPGAVVYIDDKETPQRTPATLKNFDATKTHTIGLFLEGYKFWTKDVKIDRGKSKSFEVALVKNFGSAFIDSTPGGAIVMIDGAPVGTTPVTKNELDPEKVHNIEIWLEGYRSEKVEFKPSAGAQKDVRVVLTPLPQQ